The Vanessa tameamea isolate UH-Manoa-2023 chromosome 2, ilVanTame1 primary haplotype, whole genome shotgun sequence genome has a segment encoding these proteins:
- the LOC113398240 gene encoding uncharacterized protein LOC113398240, translating into MVLADFLTDTRKKWLQAFKLFKRNKNKKSARNRVSPALVRSPSYNGTVDARAEIDLQRFCPCRTSMPPLHIANESYENTSYYSSYNSYDSHNDSLQSYNNSTCDSSGRSDSAYDSTRSSPAHTRPVCYATVTYFNVNDSEDSSSIHTEYTLLDYDPDADEDEKAQNMINESLELVSTL; encoded by the coding sequence GCTTTTAAGCTGTTTAAGcggaataaaaacaaaaagagcGCTCGAAACCGGGTCTCTCCAGCGCTGGTGCGCTCTCCGTCATATAATGGAACGGTGGACGCGCGCGCGGAGATCGATCTACAACGCTTCTGCCCCTGTAGAACCTCCATGCCACCGCTACACATCGCGAATGAGTCCTACGAGAACACATCCTACTACAGCAGTTACAACAGCTACGACTCTCACAATGACAGCCTACAGAGCTACAACAATTCAACTTGCGATAGCTCGGGACGGTCCGACTCCGCGTATGATTCGACGCGTAGCAGTCCCGCCCACACCAGACCCGTTTGCTACGCCACGGTCACCTACTTTAACGTAAATGACAGCGAGGACAGTAGCAGCATTCACACCGAATATACGCTCCTTGACTATGATCCTGATGCTGATGAAGATGAGAAAGCTCAGAATATGATAAATGAAAGCTTGGAATTAGTTAGTACGTTATGA